A part of Sugiyamaella lignohabitans strain CBS 10342 chromosome D, complete sequence genomic DNA contains:
- the TGL5 gene encoding Tgl5p (Bifunctional triacylglycerol lipase and LPA acyltransferase; lipid particle-localized triacylglycerol (TAG) lipase involved in triacylglycerol mobilization; catalyzes acylation of lysophosphatidic acid (LPA); potential Cdc28p substrate; TGL5 has a paralog, TGL4, that arose from the whole genome duplication; GO_component: GO:0016021 - integral component of membrane [Evidence IEA]; GO_component: GO:0005811 - lipid particle [Evidence IEA,IEA]; GO_component: GO:0005811 - lipid particle [Evidence IDA] [PMID 14562095]; GO_component: GO:0005811 - lipid particle [Evidence IDA] [PMID 16135509]; GO_component: GO:0005811 - lipid particle [Evidence IDA] [PMID 24868093]; GO_component: GO:0016020 - membrane [Evidence IEA,IEA]; GO_function: GO:0016787 - hydrolase activity [Evidence IEA]; GO_function: GO:0042171 - lysophosphatidic acid acyltransferase activity [Evidence IDA] [PMID 20016004]; GO_function: GO:0004806 - triglyceride lipase activity [Evidence IEA]; GO_function: GO:0004806 - triglyceride lipase activity [Evidence IDA,IMP] [PMID 16135509]; GO_process: GO:0016042 - lipid catabolic process [Evidence IEA]; GO_process: GO:0006629 - lipid metabolic process [Evidence IEA,IEA]; GO_process: GO:0008152 - metabolic process [Evidence IEA]; GO_process: GO:0030435 - sporulation resulting in formation of a cellular spore [Evidence IEA]; GO_process: GO:0006642 - triglyceride mobilization [Evidence IDA,IMP] [PMID 16135509]) — MEAFSKALQSDGEAPHITSQNDWAPVHSEVNPRKKGRRPKSKPSTLVDESEVLSQGLSHVLLRWPIVIGVGIWITFLAIVYAIVRGYVAGYEYLFTWRGKRRKLREELRKARSYQEWTEAATKLDDHLGFSEWKHTESKSGHYDQKTIMSVVRQLKDYNKKCQASSDSYFKSLQQTDSDDSDYDLKGPLQDIEELCTILQGCVKFNFAGTQGRDLYSQCYYGTKDTVNEYNKELVTALNVVVESPFIPMQNKRTLFKHFSKNFGKSALCLSGGACFSYRHFGVVRTLLDNGLLPKIISGTSGGGLVAALVGTRTNAELDELLVPELADKITACWEKFPAWFFRWYKTGARFDAVDWAQRSCWFTMGSMTFLEAFQRTGRILNISMVPADPSSPAILCNYITSPHAVIWSALLASAAVPGILNPVVLMMKTRTGEIVPYSFGNKWKDGSLRTDIPIHALNTYFNVNFSVVSQVNPHISLFFYAPRGTVGRPVSRRKGKGWRGGFLGSALETIVKLEIKKWLQLLRNLNLLPKLNNQDWSNIWLQKFAGTVTVWPKIRLVDFWHILDDPDRSQLATLMLSGERSTYPRLLFIRHFVNIERAIEQARRKVSSRHQHQAHTPLKHRKLNGTIAANGIILNGNGTVHTTSSSPSSSSLLHTLPPSHSIFQQSHLDDYYHSTSGTEPRFDLEQSSDSDSA; from the coding sequence ATGGAAGCGTTTTCCAAAGCTTTGCAGAGCGATGGTGAAGCTCCTCATATCACGTCTCAGAACGATTGGGCTCCTGTACACAGCGAGGTGAATCCTCGCAAGAAAGGCCGGCGGCCGAAATCAAAACCAAGTACTTTAGTAGACGAGTCAGAAGTACTGTCTCAGGGCCTTTCTCATGTTCTTCTCAGATGGCCAATAGTGATAGGAGTGGGCATCTGGATCACATTTCTGGCAATTGTGTATGCAATTGTACGAGGATATGTGGCAGGTTatgaatatttatttacttgGCGTGGCAAGAGACGGAAACTACGAGAAGAGCTGCGGAAAGCTCGGTCATATCAAGAATGGACCGAGGCAGCGACTAAATTAGACGACCATCTGGGGTTCTCGGAATGGAAACATACTGAGTCTAAATCAGGTCATTACGACCAGAAAACAATAATGTCGGTAGTTCGCCAGTTGAAAGACTATAATAAGAAATGTCAGGCTAGTAGTGATAGCTATTTCAAGAGTCTTCAACAGACAGATTCGGACGATTCCGACTATGATCTCAAAGGACCGTTACAGGACATTGAGGAACTGTGTACAATACTTCAAGGATGTGTAAAGTTCAATTTTGCCGGCACACAGGGCCGTGATTTGTACAGCCAGTGCTATTATGGCACTAAGGACACTGTTAATGAATATAATAAGGAGCTGGTGACGGCGTTAAATGTGGTTGTCGAGTCGCCCTTCATCCCCATGCAGAACAAACGGACTCTATTTAAACATTTTTCCAAGAATTTTGGCAAGTCGGCACTGTGTTTAAGCGGTGGAGCATGTTTCTCGTACCGTCATTTCGGGGTGGTTCGAACTTTGTTGGATAATGGACTACTACCCAAAATTATCTCGGGAACAAGTGGAGGTGGGTTAGTAGCTGCTCTTGTAGGAACTAGAACCAATGCCGAACTCGACGAGCTGTTAGTGCCTGAACTGGCGGATAAAATAACTGCTTGTTGGGAAAAGTTTCCTGCGTGGTTTTTTCGATGGTATAAAACCGGAGCGAGGTTTGATGCCGTGGACTGGGCTCAACGGTCATGCTGGTTTACAATGGGCAGTATGACGTTTCTCGAAGCGTTCCAACGAACTGGACGAATCCTCAACATTTCAATGGTACCAGCCGACCCCAGCTCGCCGGCTATTCTGTGTAATTATATCACCTCACCTCATGCTGTTATCTGGAGTGCACTTCTAgcctcagcagcagttccGGGGATTCTCAACCCAGTGGTATTAATGATGAAAACAAGAACCGGTGAAATAGTTCCCTATAGCTTTGGAAACAAATGGAAAGACGGGTCACTGCGAACCGATATTCCTATTCACGCACTCAATACATACTTCAACGTGAACTTTTCGGTTGTGTCGCAAGTGAATCCTCATATATCGCTGTTTTTCTATGCACCACGAGGGACTGTTGGACGACCTGTGTCGAGACGAAAAGGAAAAGGATGGCGAGGCGGGTTTTTAGGAAGTGCTCTTGAAACCATTGTCAAACTGGAGATCAAGAAATGGCTGCAGCTATTGAGAAACCTGAACCTGCTTCCCAAACTGAACAACCAAGACTGGTCCAATATCTGGCTTCAGAAGTTTGCTGGTACCGTCACCGTCTGGCCAAAAATCCGGCTCGTCGATTTCTGGCACATTCTCGACGACCCTGACCGGTCGCAGCTGGCCACACTCATGCTGTCGGGCGAACGGTCCACCTATCCCCGACTATTATTTATCCGCCATTTCGTCAACATCGAGCGGGCCATTGAACAGGCCCGTCGGAAAGTGTCATCACGCCACCAACACCAAGCACACACGCCTCTCAAACATCGCAAACTCAACGGGACCATCGCTGCCAACGGCATCATCctcaatggcaatggcacCGTTCACACCACCTCGTCATCTCCCTCGTCATCCTCACTCCTCCACACACTCCCACCATCCCACTCCATCTTCCAACAATCACACCTCGACGACTATTACCACTCCACGAGCGGCACCGAACCACGCTTCGACCTCGAGCAGTCCTCGGACTCGGACTCTGCCTGA